The Nakamurella antarctica genomic interval CCACAGCAGCGCCGGCCGACCTAACCTCAGAGGGCGTCGAGAAGGGCGACGCGACGCAGACCGCAGCGCGCACGGCGCCGGCCACCACTGGATCCACCAGCACTGCACCCACCACCACTGCACCCACCACCAGCGCACCCACCACCAGCACACCCAGCACCAGCGGATCCAGCAGCACTGCACCCACCACCACTGCACCCACCACCAGCGGGCCGAAGCCTGGCGAGGTACAACTCGTCGATGCCTACGCACTGTGGATGCTTTTTTCCGCCAAAACCACGGCGGGGCAGATTCAGCCCCCCGGAAATAGCGAAGTGGCCTATGTGGCGCCGAATTTAGTCACGAACACTCAGTGGCTCAGGGAAGCCGCCAGCCTCCCTGACCCTTCTACTTCCCCTACCAATAAGCTGACTCCGCGCACGCTGCAAATGGTCGAAGCGGTAATCGCGTCGGGCCAGCTGAAGATGATCGATATCGGGTGCGTATCGGGGCGCGCAGGCGCGTCGGACCACCCAGGGGGACGAGCGTGCGACCTGTTCTTCAACTACCGCACGCCTGCTGGCGTGGCGGCTGGCTGGAAAATGGCGAACTGGCTGGTGGCAAATCAGGCAGTGCTGGGGGTCAAGTACGTGATCTGGCAGGGAAAAATCTGGGAACCCGCCACGCCGGTCGAGCCTTGGGACGTCTACAACTCATCGGTGTATGGCTGTCCCAACCCGGCCAATGTCACCGGTTGCCATTACGACCACGTGCACGTGTCTATGTTTTAACCACTCGGCGGGGTGCGCCTGCCAAAAAATGCCGTTCCAGTGGTCGCTGAGCCCCGGATACATCAAGATTTACGGGGCTCAGCGACCAGGCGGCCTGATCAGCTCACGCCTAGCAGATCAATCACAAAGATCAGTGTTTTACCCGAAAGCTGGTGTCCCCCACCGGCTGGGCCGTACGCCTGGTGCGGCGGCACAACTAGCTTGCGGCGGCCGCCCACCTTCATTCCGGGGATGCCCACCTGCCAGCCAGCGATGAGGCTACGCAACGGGAAATTGATGGACTGGCTGCGGCTCCATGAGGAATCGAACTCGGCGCCGGTATCGAACTCCACGCCCAGGTAATGCACGTCCACGGTGGAGCCAGCGCTTGCTTCGGCGCCTTCGCCAAGGGTGATGTCGGTTATTTCCAGCTCGGCGGGCGCGGGCCCGGTGGGGAAGTCAACTTCGGGCTTGGAGGCAGAGGTATCAGTCATCCCCCTATCCAACCGCACGGGCGCCCCGGATGCACACCGTCGCCCGAAGCCCGCCGCCCGTCGCCCTAGCGCATCGGCAGCTCTGGCGAGGCAGGCCCGAGTCAGGTGAGCAGTCGCGACATTCCCCGGTCAGCGAGCTTGCGTCC includes:
- a CDS encoding FKBP-type peptidyl-prolyl cis-trans isomerase, which encodes MTDTSASKPEVDFPTGPAPAELEITDITLGEGAEASAGSTVDVHYLGVEFDTGAEFDSSWSRSQSINFPLRSLIAGWQVGIPGMKVGGRRKLVVPPHQAYGPAGGGHQLSGKTLIFVIDLLGVS